Proteins from a genomic interval of Mycolicibacterium grossiae:
- a CDS encoding dienelactone hydrolase family protein, producing the protein MAKTKKLFASLTKRGPHRVLRGDLAFAGLPGVLYTPESGMNLPAVAFGHDWLAHGGRYSGLLEHLASWGIVAAAPTTEQGVAPSVLNLAFDLGSALDVASGVRLGTGKISVHPTKLGVAGHGFGGSAAVFAAAGMPDRVRAVAALFPSVSSPPAIRPAAGLQVPGLILSDPGDPASLRSNAVELARVWRPATLRAVTKVKAGGLIEGRRLGRVVGLPGAHRGTQRIVRALLTGYLLHELAGDKTYRDFADPDAVLPRTEILDPFADDPVALENKVVALLKP; encoded by the coding sequence GTGGCCAAGACCAAGAAGCTGTTCGCTTCCTTGACCAAGCGCGGCCCGCACCGCGTCCTGCGCGGTGACCTGGCCTTCGCGGGTCTGCCCGGTGTGCTGTACACCCCGGAGAGCGGCATGAACCTGCCCGCCGTCGCGTTCGGGCACGACTGGCTGGCGCACGGCGGCCGGTATTCCGGCCTGCTGGAGCACCTGGCGTCCTGGGGCATCGTCGCGGCGGCGCCAACCACCGAACAGGGCGTCGCGCCCTCGGTGCTCAACCTGGCGTTCGACCTGGGAAGCGCGCTCGACGTCGCCTCCGGCGTGCGCCTGGGCACCGGCAAGATCAGCGTGCACCCCACCAAACTCGGCGTCGCTGGTCACGGCTTCGGCGGATCGGCCGCCGTCTTCGCCGCGGCCGGGATGCCCGACCGGGTCCGGGCCGTCGCCGCACTGTTCCCGTCGGTGAGCAGTCCCCCGGCCATCCGGCCCGCCGCCGGCCTGCAGGTGCCCGGCCTCATCCTGTCCGACCCCGGCGACCCGGCGTCGCTGCGGTCCAACGCCGTCGAACTCGCCCGGGTGTGGCGGCCCGCCACGCTGCGCGCGGTGACGAAGGTCAAGGCCGGCGGGCTCATCGAGGGACGCCGGCTGGGCCGCGTCGTCGGATTGCCCGGCGCGCACCGCGGGACGCAGAGGATCGTCCGCGCGCTGCTCACGGGGTACTTGCTGCACGAGCTGGCCGGCGACAAGACCTACCGCGACTTCGCCGACCCCGACGCCGTGCTGCCCAGGACCGAGATCCTCGACCCCTTCGCCGACGATCCCGTCGCGCTGGAGAACAAGGTGGTCGCGCTCCTCAAGCCGTGA
- a CDS encoding SDR family oxidoreductase, which yields MSLQNSRVLVIGGTSGIGLAVAQLAAERGAVPIVASRRQASVDRALETLPSGAVGLTVDLLDDAALASAAERIGDVDHVVFTAGDPLQFTRLSELSGDRVAAFFGTRFVGALNAVRTFAPHVSAGGSITLTSGTAAHTPGFGVLPVSVCGAMNAATTALAFELAPIRVNAVAPGVVRTPLWDALDADARDEMFARAERELPLRRVGDVTDAALAYVYCMEQTFGTGTVLVVDGGTLLV from the coding sequence ATGAGCCTGCAGAACTCCCGCGTCCTCGTCATCGGCGGCACATCCGGCATCGGGCTGGCCGTCGCCCAACTCGCCGCTGAGCGCGGTGCCGTGCCGATCGTCGCATCGCGCAGGCAGGCCAGTGTCGACCGCGCACTCGAGACACTGCCCTCGGGCGCCGTCGGCCTCACCGTCGACCTGCTCGACGACGCGGCGCTCGCGTCGGCCGCCGAGCGCATCGGCGACGTGGACCACGTCGTTTTCACCGCGGGGGATCCGTTGCAGTTCACGCGGCTGTCCGAGCTGTCGGGCGACCGGGTGGCGGCGTTCTTCGGGACCCGCTTCGTGGGGGCCCTGAACGCGGTCCGGACGTTCGCCCCGCACGTCTCTGCTGGCGGGTCGATCACGTTGACGTCCGGAACCGCAGCGCATACACCGGGTTTCGGCGTTCTTCCGGTCAGCGTCTGCGGCGCGATGAACGCCGCGACGACGGCACTGGCCTTCGAACTCGCCCCGATACGCGTCAACGCCGTCGCGCCGGGCGTGGTCCGCACACCGCTGTGGGACGCGCTCGACGCCGACGCACGGGACGAGATGTTCGCCCGAGCGGAGCGGGAGCTGCCGTTGCGCCGCGTCGGTGACGTCACCGACGCAGCGCTGGCCTACGTGTACTGCATGGAGCAGACGTTCGGTACCGGCACCGTTCTCGTGGTCGACGGCGGCACCCTGCTCGTCTAG
- a CDS encoding LysR family transcriptional regulator: MAADLDLRKLRYFVAVAEELHFGRAAARLHIAQPVLSRQIRTFERELGVPLFDRGSRGTTLTAEGRQLLADGRFLLAEATGVQQRLGRLAGPLRTITVGVLPGLLATPAVRAYEAGAPGRRARVVQVGWGDQVQAVHRGDVDVVYAREPFDHRGLAASALLEEPRDALLSSADPLAGRTSLRLADLADRRLLQDPATVPEWYAVATPAQRRASATTSVSTVEEKLELAAAGAGFAVLPRSTTRFYHRPDVRVIPIDDVEPSRVMLIWDAMTSDADRDAFIAVALACGDQCL; the protein is encoded by the coding sequence ATGGCCGCCGATCTGGACCTGCGCAAGCTGCGCTACTTCGTCGCGGTTGCCGAGGAACTGCACTTCGGCCGCGCCGCCGCGCGGCTGCACATCGCACAACCCGTCCTGTCCCGGCAGATCCGGACGTTCGAGCGGGAACTCGGTGTGCCGCTGTTCGACCGCGGCTCGCGCGGCACCACGCTGACCGCCGAGGGCCGGCAATTGCTCGCGGACGGGCGGTTCCTGCTGGCCGAGGCCACCGGCGTGCAGCAGCGACTCGGCCGCCTGGCCGGGCCGCTGCGCACGATCACCGTGGGTGTGCTCCCGGGTCTGCTCGCGACACCCGCGGTGCGCGCCTACGAAGCCGGCGCGCCGGGTCGGCGGGCCCGGGTGGTGCAGGTCGGGTGGGGCGACCAGGTGCAGGCCGTGCACCGCGGTGACGTCGACGTCGTCTATGCGCGCGAGCCGTTCGACCACCGCGGGCTCGCCGCCTCCGCACTGCTCGAGGAACCCCGCGACGCACTGCTCTCGAGCGCAGACCCGCTGGCCGGGCGGACGTCGCTGCGGCTCGCCGACCTCGCCGACCGGCGTCTGCTGCAGGATCCCGCCACGGTGCCGGAGTGGTACGCGGTGGCGACCCCGGCGCAGCGGCGGGCCTCGGCGACGACGTCGGTGTCCACCGTCGAGGAGAAGCTCGAACTGGCCGCTGCCGGTGCGGGATTCGCGGTGCTGCCGCGGTCGACGACGCGGTTCTATCACCGTCCCGACGTCCGGGTGATCCCGATCGACGACGTCGAGCCCAGCCGGGTGATGCTGATCTGGGACGCCATGACCTCCGATGCGGACCGCGACGCGTTCATCGCGGTGGCGCTCGCCTGCGGCGATCAGTGCCTCTGA
- a CDS encoding type VII secretion target, whose product MGPSAPLPARVDVAVLHDVAHGFDAVAASVTAARRHLAGLAFDGTTAGRAHAARGDRFRAATGMLDDALRRWSDDAAQVASALRTSAGRYARADADAAHRLG is encoded by the coding sequence ATGGGACCCTCTGCTCCGCTGCCCGCGCGCGTCGACGTCGCGGTACTGCACGACGTCGCCCACGGGTTCGACGCCGTCGCCGCGTCGGTGACCGCCGCACGGCGGCATCTGGCCGGGCTCGCCTTCGACGGGACCACCGCCGGCCGCGCGCACGCGGCGCGCGGTGACCGCTTCCGCGCGGCGACGGGGATGCTCGACGACGCGCTGCGCCGCTGGTCCGACGATGCGGCGCAGGTGGCGTCCGCGCTGCGCACCTCGGCCGGCCGTTACGCCCGCGCCGACGCCGACGCGGCGCACCGGTTGGGCTGA
- a CDS encoding DEAD/DEAH box helicase produces the protein MPSFADLGLPEAVTSALAAKGIEQAFPIQAATLPDSLAGRDVLGRGRTGSGKTYAFLLPVVARLSANRRTPVSRKPRALILAPTRELATQIEASLAPLAAATGLSSVTVFGGVGAQPQIDKLRRGVDVVIACPGRLEDHVQSGHADLSAVEITVLDEADHMADLGFLPPVKRLLDRTPRDCQRLLFSATLDGGVDVLVKRYLHDPIVHSVDSEQSPVAAMVHHVLHVDGAARFDVLADLAASPGRTIVFARTKYGAKGLARKLNSRGVPAVELHGNLSQNARTRNLGAFSDGTAAVLVATDIAARGIHVDDVNLVVHADPPVEHKAYLHRSGRTARAGSDGTVVTLMLDDQVSDVRALTRKAGVKPTITKFSGASHPVLQEIAPGERVFSGAIALETPAEPKAQQPSGNRPRRSGRPRNGSGRGHAPGGNAGGGSQGRRGGSGSRQSRGRQQTSGR, from the coding sequence ATGCCTTCATTCGCCGACCTCGGGCTGCCCGAGGCCGTCACTTCCGCGCTCGCTGCCAAGGGCATCGAGCAAGCGTTCCCCATCCAGGCCGCCACGCTGCCCGACTCGCTCGCCGGCCGTGACGTGCTGGGCCGCGGCCGTACCGGCTCCGGCAAGACCTACGCCTTCCTGCTGCCGGTCGTCGCGCGGCTGTCCGCCAACCGCCGCACGCCGGTGTCGCGCAAGCCGCGCGCACTGATCCTCGCCCCCACCCGTGAACTCGCCACCCAGATCGAGGCGTCGCTCGCCCCGCTGGCTGCGGCCACCGGCCTGTCGTCGGTCACGGTGTTCGGCGGGGTGGGCGCCCAGCCGCAGATCGACAAGCTGCGCAGGGGCGTCGACGTCGTGATCGCCTGCCCCGGCCGGCTCGAGGACCACGTGCAGTCCGGCCACGCCGACCTCTCGGCCGTCGAGATCACCGTGCTCGACGAGGCCGACCACATGGCCGACCTCGGCTTCCTGCCGCCGGTCAAGCGTCTGCTCGACCGCACCCCGCGCGACTGCCAGCGACTGCTGTTCTCCGCCACCCTCGACGGCGGCGTCGACGTCCTCGTCAAGCGGTACCTGCACGACCCGATCGTGCACAGCGTCGACTCCGAGCAGTCGCCGGTCGCCGCCATGGTGCACCACGTGCTGCACGTCGACGGTGCCGCGCGCTTCGACGTCCTCGCCGACCTCGCCGCGTCGCCGGGCCGCACCATCGTGTTCGCCCGCACCAAGTACGGCGCCAAGGGCCTTGCACGCAAGCTCAATTCGCGCGGCGTGCCCGCCGTCGAGCTGCACGGCAACCTGTCGCAGAACGCCCGGACGCGCAACCTCGGCGCCTTCTCCGACGGCACCGCCGCGGTGCTGGTGGCCACCGACATCGCCGCGCGCGGCATCCACGTCGACGACGTCAACCTCGTCGTGCACGCCGATCCGCCGGTGGAGCACAAGGCCTACCTGCACCGCTCGGGCCGCACCGCCCGTGCCGGCTCGGACGGCACCGTCGTCACCCTGATGCTCGACGACCAGGTCTCCGACGTGCGCGCCCTGACCCGCAAGGCCGGCGTCAAGCCGACCATCACCAAGTTCAGCGGCGCCTCGCACCCCGTGCTGCAGGAGATCGCCCCCGGTGAGCGCGTCTTCAGCGGCGCCATCGCGCTGGAGACCCCCGCCGAGCCGAAGGCCCAGCAGCCGTCCGGCAACCGGCCCCGTCGTTCCGGTCGGCCGCGCAACGGCTCCGGTCGCGGACATGCGCCGGGCGGCAACGCCGGTGGCGGCTCGCAGGGCCGCCGCGGCGGCAGTGGCTCGCGCCAGTCCCGCGGCAGGCAGCAGACCTCCGGCCGCTAG